A single genomic interval of Methyloceanibacter caenitepidi harbors:
- a CDS encoding phytoene desaturase family protein: MAATVNSSPDIFDVVIAGGGHNGLVCAAYLARAGLRVKVLERRHRIGGAAVTEEFHPGFRNSVCSYTVSLLNPKVIADLDLHGHGLHIVERPAMNFLPLSDSDYLLTGEDRTKGEIAKFSARDAGRYDDYCFHLDRIADALRGLVLQPPPNVSAGFNLTTLREIARTAALGKHLGRLGLDGQQDLLDLFTLSAADFLDRWFESEPIKALLGFDSIVGTYASPFDPGTAYVLLHHAFGEVNGKKGLWGHAIGGMGAISDAIAKDARAHGADIETGAEISEVVIEAGRAAGVALRGGRVVKGRAVAANMTLKRLYTELLPKTAVPPDFLARMEHFKYGSGTFRMNVALSRLPDFKCLPGPGDHLGAGIVIAPSLDYMHRAYADARESGWSREPVVEMLIPSTIDRTLAPQGAHVASLFCQHVAPILPGGRSWDEARDEVADLMIATVDRYAQGFAESVIGRQVLSPLDLEREFGLTGGDIFHGQLSLNQLFSARPALGYAAYRGPIEGLYHCGSGAHPGGGVTGAPGHNAARAILRDLKPFSFLS, translated from the coding sequence ATGGCAGCCACAGTGAACAGCAGCCCAGACATCTTCGATGTCGTGATCGCGGGCGGCGGTCACAACGGGCTGGTTTGCGCGGCCTATCTCGCCCGGGCGGGGCTCCGCGTCAAAGTCCTGGAGCGCCGACATAGGATCGGCGGAGCGGCCGTGACCGAAGAGTTCCATCCCGGCTTTCGCAATTCCGTCTGCTCCTACACGGTGAGCCTGCTCAATCCGAAAGTGATCGCCGATCTCGATCTTCACGGGCATGGCCTCCACATCGTCGAGCGTCCGGCGATGAACTTTCTCCCGCTGTCCGACAGCGACTACCTCCTGACCGGAGAAGACCGCACCAAGGGAGAGATCGCTAAGTTCAGTGCGCGGGATGCCGGACGCTACGACGACTACTGCTTCCATCTCGACCGCATCGCCGATGCGCTACGTGGGTTGGTTCTTCAGCCGCCACCTAATGTCAGTGCCGGATTCAACCTCACCACCTTGCGCGAGATCGCCCGTACCGCCGCCCTCGGCAAGCACCTCGGCCGACTTGGGCTAGACGGGCAGCAGGACCTGCTGGACCTCTTCACCCTGTCGGCAGCGGACTTCCTCGATCGCTGGTTCGAGAGCGAGCCCATCAAGGCACTGCTGGGCTTCGACTCCATCGTCGGCACCTATGCCAGTCCCTTCGATCCCGGCACCGCCTATGTGCTGCTGCATCACGCGTTTGGCGAAGTGAACGGGAAGAAAGGCCTTTGGGGACACGCCATCGGCGGGATGGGCGCTATCTCCGACGCCATCGCCAAGGACGCGCGCGCCCATGGCGCGGACATCGAGACAGGCGCAGAGATCAGCGAAGTGGTGATCGAGGCGGGACGGGCTGCCGGCGTCGCGCTCAGAGGCGGCAGGGTCGTCAAAGGCCGCGCAGTGGCCGCAAACATGACCCTCAAGCGCCTCTACACCGAACTCTTACCCAAGACCGCCGTACCGCCCGATTTCTTGGCACGTATGGAGCACTTCAAATACGGCTCGGGCACGTTCCGCATGAATGTCGCCCTGTCGCGGCTGCCGGACTTCAAATGCCTGCCGGGCCCCGGCGATCATCTCGGGGCCGGAATCGTCATCGCGCCCAGCCTCGACTACATGCATCGCGCCTACGCCGATGCGCGCGAGAGTGGCTGGAGCCGCGAGCCGGTCGTGGAGATGCTGATTCCGTCGACCATTGATCGGACTTTGGCGCCGCAGGGCGCGCACGTGGCCAGCCTGTTCTGCCAGCACGTCGCGCCCATACTGCCCGGCGGCCGCTCCTGGGATGAGGCGCGCGACGAGGTTGCCGATCTGATGATTGCGACGGTCGACCGCTATGCGCAGGGCTTTGCGGAAAGCGTCATCGGACGGCAAGTTCTGAGCCCGCTGGACCTGGAGCGCGAGTTCGGCCTCACAGGCGGGGACATCTTTCACGGACAGTTGTCCCTAAACCAGCTGTTCTCCGCGCGGCCCGCCCTCGGCTATGCCGCCTATCGCGGCCCCATCGAGGGCCTCTATCACTGCGGGTCGGGCGCCCATCCTGGCGGCGGCGTCACGGGTGCGCCCGGCCACAACGCGGCCCGCGCCATCCTCCGCGACCTCAAGCCTTTTTCTTTTCTTTCTTAG
- a CDS encoding SET domain-containing protein, giving the protein MTKSRYKPGGFDLAVKKARAGKGLFAKEDIPKGVCITEYFGRTLTREEEYTSRSRYLFEVTKKKTIDGWYKGNVARYINHSCKPNCEVEVYKKRVWVFSKRKIKAGEELGYDYGKSYFDAFLKPIGCRCPKCMSEKQWAKVEAKEAKKKKTKKEKKKA; this is encoded by the coding sequence ATGACGAAATCCAGATACAAGCCCGGCGGGTTCGATCTCGCCGTGAAGAAGGCGCGCGCCGGCAAGGGGCTGTTCGCTAAGGAAGACATCCCCAAAGGCGTCTGCATCACCGAATATTTCGGGCGAACGCTCACTCGGGAAGAAGAGTACACGAGCCGCAGCCGCTACCTGTTCGAGGTCACGAAGAAGAAGACGATCGACGGCTGGTACAAGGGGAATGTCGCGCGCTACATCAATCATTCCTGCAAGCCAAACTGCGAGGTGGAGGTCTACAAGAAGCGCGTCTGGGTGTTCTCCAAGCGCAAGATCAAGGCCGGCGAGGAGCTCGGCTACGATTACGGCAAATCCTATTTCGATGCCTTCTTGAAGCCGATCGGTTGCCGTTGTCCGAAGTGCATGTCCGAGAAGCAATGGGCAAAGGTCGAGGCTAAGGAAGCGAAAAAGAAGAAGACTAAGAAAGAAAAGAAAAAGGCTTGA